The Litchfieldia alkalitelluris genome has a window encoding:
- a CDS encoding small multi-drug export protein, giving the protein MDMLELVWVYGVVFVLAAIPLFEGYGVIALAIIAGLPAIPVILIALFGNILTVILLILFMHKIKEWKRRRDEEKKEPSKKAIRAQNIWKKYGLLGLAFIGPLFVGSHLTAFMCITFGGTKKSTSIWMITSIVVWGLVFAGLTHFGVDILGYEDKGIFKDLISKF; this is encoded by the coding sequence ATGGATATGTTGGAATTGGTTTGGGTATATGGTGTCGTTTTTGTATTAGCTGCAATCCCTCTTTTTGAAGGGTATGGAGTCATAGCATTAGCGATTATTGCTGGTTTACCAGCAATACCAGTTATTTTAATAGCATTATTTGGTAACATCTTAACTGTTATATTATTAATTCTATTTATGCACAAAATTAAAGAGTGGAAAAGAAGAAGAGATGAAGAAAAGAAGGAACCGAGTAAAAAAGCAATCCGTGCCCAAAATATATGGAAAAAATATGGATTACTTGGTTTAGCTTTTATTGGACCATTATTTGTTGGTAGTCACCTAACAGCTTTTATGTGTATTACCTTTGGTGGAACAAAGAAAAGTACTTCGATTTGGATGATTACGAGCATCGTTGTTTGGGGCCTAGTATTTGCTGGATTAACACATTTTGGTGTAGATATCTTAGGTTACGAAGACAAAGGCATTTTTAAAGATCTGATTTCTAAGTTTTAA
- a CDS encoding YjcZ family sporulation protein → MSFTHGSGFALVVVLFILLIIIGASWGY, encoded by the coding sequence ATGTCATTTACACACGGAAGCGGGTTTGCATTGGTAGTTGTTCTGTTTATTTTATTAATTATTATTGGAGCTTCTTGGGGGTACTAA
- a CDS encoding tryptophan transporter → MNTKVLVLLSLLVGMGAVLHAVIPGVLGGMKPDLMLTMMFLGIILFPAKKNVLLLGIVGGIISALTTIFPGGQIPNMIDKLVTAFAFYGLFLVTRKFARSTAGAVALAAVGTMISGFVFLNSALLIAGLPGGATFTALFVGIVLPTTALSALGMLVIYPIAQQILKRTNIPLEA, encoded by the coding sequence ATGAATACAAAAGTTTTAGTTTTACTATCTTTATTAGTTGGGATGGGTGCTGTCTTACATGCAGTGATCCCTGGAGTTTTAGGTGGGATGAAGCCTGACTTAATGTTAACCATGATGTTCTTAGGAATCATTCTTTTTCCAGCTAAGAAAAATGTTTTATTGCTAGGAATTGTTGGTGGGATTATTTCAGCGCTAACAACTATTTTCCCTGGTGGTCAAATCCCTAATATGATTGATAAGTTAGTAACAGCTTTTGCGTTTTATGGCTTATTCTTAGTTACACGTAAATTTGCAAGGTCAACAGCTGGTGCAGTGGCTCTTGCAGCCGTTGGAACAATGATTTCAGGTTTTGTTTTCTTAAACTCAGCTTTATTAATCGCTGGATTACCTGGAGGCGCTACGTTCACAGCATTGTTCGTGGGCATTGTCTTACCAACTACAGCACTTAGTGCATTGGGCATGCTTGTTATATACCCAATTGCACAGCAAATTCTAAAGCGTACAAACATACCGCTTGAAGCATGA
- a CDS encoding DUF1878 family protein, with the protein MESLETRISRLEYYQRLLIQLLDEERYRFYRLITTANLTEGEVEELLRLCESLSKELKKQKAEGLVIFSPLLTQFAGSLHPKLEVSETIDVLLNQGLFVPLLTVFKELLKKGEY; encoded by the coding sequence GTGGAGTCATTAGAAACAAGAATTAGTCGTTTAGAGTATTATCAAAGATTACTAATCCAGCTATTAGACGAAGAAAGATATCGATTTTATAGGCTAATTACCACGGCTAATTTAACCGAAGGAGAAGTAGAAGAATTACTTAGACTTTGTGAGTCATTGAGCAAAGAATTGAAAAAGCAAAAAGCGGAAGGTTTAGTGATATTTTCTCCGCTTCTTACACAATTTGCTGGGTCACTTCATCCAAAATTAGAGGTTAGTGAAACAATTGATGTTTTACTTAATCAAGGACTATTTGTACCTTTATTAACAGTTTTCAAAGAGCTCTTAAAAAAAGGGGAATATTAA
- a CDS encoding peptidylprolyl isomerase, whose amino-acid sequence MKKLVIALTTTATLLALSACNNAADNSDVIAETSAGNITKDEFYTSMKTQVGSEILKDMIYVKALSEKYEISKEELDKQYESIKTAYGEQFDAIVAQRGEDTIRELLRSDLLKQKAAMESIEEIVKASHILVADEETAKEVKEKLEAGESFEELAKEYSTDGSAANGGDLGWFTKGQMVPEFEETAFTLGKDEVSEPVQSQFGYHIIKVTGTKEDFAALSEEEKTAIISPLLQQNPTLLQTSLDKAIEDVEIDIKDEDLKGIFDTK is encoded by the coding sequence ATGAAAAAATTAGTTATCGCACTAACAACTACAGCAACTCTTCTTGCCCTTAGTGCATGTAATAATGCTGCTGATAATTCTGATGTGATTGCAGAGACAAGTGCTGGCAACATCACAAAAGACGAGTTCTACACTTCAATGAAGACGCAAGTTGGTAGTGAAATTTTAAAAGATATGATTTATGTAAAGGCTTTAAGTGAAAAATACGAAATTTCGAAAGAAGAGTTAGACAAGCAGTACGAATCAATTAAAACTGCCTACGGTGAACAGTTCGATGCAATCGTTGCACAGCGTGGAGAAGATACGATTCGTGAATTGCTTCGTTCAGATTTACTTAAACAAAAAGCTGCAATGGAATCAATTGAGGAAATTGTTAAAGCAAGCCACATCCTAGTTGCAGACGAAGAAACAGCTAAGGAAGTAAAAGAAAAGCTTGAAGCTGGTGAATCTTTCGAGGAACTAGCAAAAGAATACTCAACTGATGGATCTGCTGCAAATGGTGGCGATTTAGGATGGTTTACAAAAGGCCAAATGGTACCTGAATTCGAGGAAACAGCATTTACTTTAGGTAAAGATGAAGTTAGTGAACCTGTTCAATCACAATTTGGTTATCACATTATTAAAGTAACTGGTACTAAAGAAGATTTTGCAGCGTTAAGTGAAGAAGAAAAAACAGCGATCATTAGTCCATTATTACAACAAAACCCTACATTATTGCAAACGTCTTTAGATAAGGCAATTGAGGATGTAGAAATTGACATTAAAGACGAAGACCTAAAAGGTATTTTTGATACTAAGTAA
- a CDS encoding HIT family protein produces MSDCIFCKIINGEIPGAKVYENDDVLAFLDISQVTKGHTLVIPKVHKKDLYELTPEIASKVFEVVPKIANAIKQQFNPVGLNLLNNNGEEAGQSVFHYHVHIIPRYGKGDGFGAVWKSHADQYSSEELKSISAKISQAIS; encoded by the coding sequence ATGAGTGATTGTATTTTTTGTAAAATCATTAATGGTGAAATACCCGGTGCAAAGGTTTATGAAAATGATGATGTTCTAGCTTTTCTAGATATAAGCCAAGTAACTAAAGGTCATACGTTAGTTATTCCGAAAGTACATAAAAAAGACTTGTATGAACTGACTCCAGAAATAGCTAGTAAAGTATTTGAAGTGGTTCCCAAAATAGCAAATGCAATTAAACAACAATTTAACCCAGTTGGTTTAAACCTGCTAAATAACAACGGAGAAGAAGCTGGACAATCGGTTTTCCATTATCATGTTCACATCATACCAAGATATGGAAAAGGCGATGGGTTTGGAGCAGTTTGGAAGTCACATGCTGACCAATATAGTAGCGAAGAATTGAAAAGCATCTCAGCTAAAATCTCTCAAGCAATTTCTTAA
- a CDS encoding YtxH domain-containing protein: MADRSSILFGLIVGGTVGGLLTLFNTPVSGKKLIQKLESNKNLIQSQFSDVKESGIDLKEQIVTSSTHSSETIKNITKDLRESFENWDKITSESRKSIQKELSEIENSIKIMEKPLNKQ, translated from the coding sequence ATGGCAGATCGCAGTTCTATACTTTTTGGTTTGATCGTAGGCGGAACAGTTGGAGGTTTATTAACACTTTTCAACACTCCGGTATCTGGAAAGAAACTTATACAAAAATTAGAATCAAATAAAAATCTGATACAAAGTCAGTTTTCAGATGTAAAGGAAAGCGGAATAGATTTAAAAGAACAAATTGTTACAAGTTCAACACACTCTTCTGAGACGATAAAAAATATTACTAAAGATCTAAGAGAATCTTTCGAAAATTGGGATAAAATAACTAGTGAATCTCGGAAAAGTATTCAAAAAGAACTTTCTGAAATTGAAAATTCAATAAAAATTATGGAAAAACCGCTCAATAAACAATAG
- the serC gene encoding 3-phosphoserine/phosphohydroxythreonine transaminase has product MKRAYNFNAGPSALPLDVLNRAQEEFINFKNSGMALMELSHRSKEYDQVHEKAISDLKEIYGIPEGYEVLFLQGGASLQFSMIPFNFLKPNKVGNYVLTGTWSEKALKEAQKLGQTAVISSSEESSYRYIPSTDALVPTEDAAYVHITSNNTIYGTQWQEYPEFGNIPLIADMSSDILSKKVDISQFSLIYAGAQKNLGPSGVTVVIVKKDLLHDIPGNIPTILNYQTHAKNNSLYNTPPTFSIYVLSLVLDWVKAQGGLEGIENLNNRKADLIYQCIDQSNGFYKGHADDNSRSKMNITFTLPTEELTKKFISQSKEKGFVGLAGHRSVGGCRASIYNAVPIESCEALVKFMNDFKANN; this is encoded by the coding sequence TTGAAACGAGCATATAATTTTAACGCTGGTCCCTCTGCCCTGCCACTGGATGTGCTAAATAGGGCCCAAGAGGAATTTATTAATTTTAAGAATTCTGGCATGGCATTGATGGAATTAAGTCATCGAAGCAAGGAGTATGATCAAGTACATGAAAAAGCAATCTCTGATCTAAAGGAAATCTATGGAATACCTGAAGGATATGAGGTCCTGTTTTTACAGGGTGGAGCTAGCTTACAATTTTCAATGATTCCCTTTAATTTTCTTAAACCTAACAAGGTAGGAAATTATGTTTTAACAGGAACATGGTCTGAGAAGGCATTAAAAGAAGCTCAAAAACTTGGTCAAACTGCTGTCATATCCTCAAGTGAGGAATCAAGCTACCGTTATATCCCATCCACAGATGCATTAGTACCAACTGAAGATGCAGCATATGTACACATTACGTCAAATAACACAATTTATGGGACACAATGGCAGGAGTATCCTGAATTTGGTAATATTCCATTAATTGCTGATATGTCTAGTGACATATTAAGTAAAAAGGTGGATATCAGTCAATTCTCGTTAATTTATGCGGGTGCTCAGAAAAACTTAGGACCTTCTGGAGTGACTGTCGTCATTGTTAAAAAGGATTTACTACATGATATTCCAGGGAACATCCCAACCATTTTAAATTATCAAACTCATGCCAAAAATAATTCTTTGTATAATACACCACCTACCTTTTCTATATATGTTTTATCTTTAGTTTTAGATTGGGTAAAGGCACAGGGTGGGTTGGAAGGAATTGAAAACTTAAATAATCGAAAAGCTGACCTCATTTACCAGTGTATTGATCAATCAAACGGTTTTTATAAAGGTCATGCTGATGATAACAGCCGTTCTAAAATGAACATTACATTTACCTTACCGACAGAAGAGTTAACAAAGAAATTTATCAGCCAATCTAAGGAAAAAGGTTTCGTAGGTTTAGCCGGTCACCGCTCTGTAGGTGGATGTAGAGCTTCCATTTATAATGCGGTACCAATTGAATCCTGTGAGGCTTTAGTAAAATTCATGAATGATTTTAAAGCAAATAATTAA
- a CDS encoding sporulation YhaL family protein, with product MLLSTPWWIYLILVGVIFSAYMIVRTTLEEKKIEDSYIESEGQVYIDRLNDEKERKKSKMSKSEPM from the coding sequence ATGTTGTTATCAACACCATGGTGGATTTATTTAATTCTTGTAGGAGTTATCTTTAGTGCCTATATGATTGTTCGAACAACGTTAGAGGAAAAGAAAATAGAAGACTCATATATAGAGAGCGAAGGACAGGTATATATAGATAGACTGAATGATGAAAAAGAAAGAAAGAAATCAAAAATGAGCAAAAGTGAACCAATGTAA
- a CDS encoding HTH-type transcriptional regulator Hpr — protein sequence MKHDEKYHSVKEAMLFSQRVAQLSKALWKSIEKDWQNWIKPYDLNINEHHIIWIAYHLKGASISEIAKFGVMHVSTAFNFSKKLEERGLLQFSKKENDKRNTYIELTSKGEEILLQLMETYDPTNSSVFNGALPLHNLYGKFPDIIEMMCIIRNIYGEDFMDIFERSFNNIEEEFIEIDGKLYKRVDEKINS from the coding sequence ATGAAACATGATGAAAAGTATCACTCAGTAAAGGAAGCAATGTTATTTAGCCAACGGGTAGCCCAACTCAGTAAAGCGCTTTGGAAATCAATTGAAAAGGATTGGCAAAACTGGATTAAACCATATGATCTAAATATTAATGAACATCATATTATTTGGATAGCCTATCATTTGAAGGGAGCTTCAATTTCAGAGATTGCTAAGTTCGGGGTCATGCATGTTTCAACTGCATTTAACTTCTCTAAGAAATTGGAAGAGAGAGGATTATTACAATTTTCAAAGAAAGAAAACGATAAACGAAATACTTATATTGAATTAACAAGTAAGGGTGAAGAAATTTTATTACAATTAATGGAAACCTATGACCCTACTAATAGCAGTGTCTTTAATGGCGCACTCCCTCTTCACAATTTATATGGGAAATTTCCAGATATCATTGAAATGATGTGTATCATTAGAAATATTTATGGCGAAGATTTTATGGATATTTTCGAAAGATCCTTTAACAATATTGAGGAAGAATTTATTGAAATTGATGGGAAGCTTTATAAAAGAGTAGATGAAAAGATCAATAGTTAA
- a CDS encoding DUF3267 domain-containing protein, which yields MTCWKTINLYKDYGFHRIAIVSFFTMLIAFILLYLPLNLVYSTIHLNEDGLLLFMMTLLLIFPIHKLLHSLPLLFIGKKVKFSIERLFLGFPILSARHECMLTKRMIIIVLLTPFLFITGLMLYACSLFPQNIHYFTIIAAVHLGLCVSDFICLKQVIKAPRSCIVEEIEDGYDILINN from the coding sequence ATGACTTGCTGGAAAACCATTAATCTTTATAAAGATTATGGATTCCATCGTATTGCAATTGTATCATTTTTTACGATGCTAATTGCTTTTATTTTACTTTACTTGCCTTTAAACTTAGTATATTCAACCATTCATTTAAATGAAGATGGTCTTTTACTATTTATGATGACGTTATTACTAATCTTTCCAATTCACAAGTTATTACATTCTTTACCATTACTTTTTATTGGGAAAAAGGTTAAATTCTCGATTGAACGATTGTTTTTAGGCTTTCCTATTTTATCTGCTCGACATGAGTGCATGTTGACTAAACGAATGATTATTATCGTGTTATTAACACCTTTTCTGTTTATTACTGGTTTAATGCTTTACGCTTGTAGTTTATTTCCACAAAACATTCATTACTTCACTATTATTGCAGCTGTACATTTAGGATTGTGTGTTTCTGACTTTATCTGTTTGAAACAAGTCATCAAAGCACCACGGTCATGTATTGTTGAGGAAATTGAAGATGGATATGATATATTAATTAACAACTGA
- a CDS encoding YjcZ family sporulation protein → MIQLTAQQGGVTMGNTGLTDGFALIVVLFILLIIVGAAWV, encoded by the coding sequence ATGATACAACTAACAGCGCAACAAGGAGGTGTTACAATGGGCAACACCGGATTGACAGATGGATTCGCGTTAATTGTCGTATTGTTCATATTATTAATTATTGTTGGTGCTGCATGGGTTTAA
- a CDS encoding DUF4179 domain-containing protein, whose amino-acid sequence MDVVATNPTLGNAEDMETILDWFDQKKERLYKLGQTYLRDSQNLEEAFFRAVIRVHDEKQELKNHRFELFVLSIFISECREISRDEQVNSLNEINKEASLLDKLYYLEEIYKEPLVLTYLMEIPQNEVAKLLQIPIQVVKSRLLTGIRQLKTTEENKDPKGCQKYQDYYLDYLGLLLTRRENIELEIHLHTCKSCQNELAFIQDTIISLSSDVVFFEIPSTFMSHVKTKVNEIVTMRKLARKKRTRIGTIIASILVLSILIGFVTNGFSYMYYSWMDWRQLEDEQLLSYLKNGVGEPLYLEQESNGLKVTIKSVIADDYRTLIYYSVEDLNNENQYFINGYDGFRIENENEILNHQAYHMDSLPFEYTEHKEKAGNVFNGKISLLPISPESGTIELNISSLLKVVTGQSSLEETFIQTYNKLETVSGEWSFEIPVTKIPSIEHELDKESEFAGIPVKFKKLTLAPTTTILHFSYKDLQNGKYINDFNFNKIETEKNSVESNWYGAFHGNVIGSGEWISLQKSFDSLYFDDPQDLTIHLNSIDLHVQDDKTFDIDPEGAFPQTFEYLGNEISVDNLEVGKTTSIDFLNTLPENRGFDMLHFQIFTDDPGDPISMNFMDSEGVYIDKNGKVYKQEEYNFSPWDRPRFYTTKMEIQLFNDYSDEDVVPTKLQIYGYNTLKYLDKKVKLTIN is encoded by the coding sequence GTGGACGTAGTTGCAACAAATCCAACTTTAGGAAATGCAGAAGACATGGAAACAATTCTAGATTGGTTTGATCAAAAGAAAGAGCGCTTATATAAACTCGGTCAAACATATTTACGTGATTCTCAAAACCTTGAGGAAGCTTTTTTCAGAGCAGTTATTAGAGTACATGACGAAAAACAAGAGTTGAAAAATCATAGATTTGAATTGTTTGTCCTTTCTATTTTTATAAGTGAATGCAGAGAAATTTCAAGAGATGAACAAGTGAATTCTTTAAATGAGATAAATAAAGAAGCCTCCTTATTAGACAAACTATATTACCTAGAAGAAATCTATAAAGAACCACTAGTTTTAACCTACCTAATGGAAATTCCACAGAATGAAGTGGCCAAGCTCCTTCAGATTCCTATACAGGTCGTAAAGTCACGGTTGCTTACAGGTATCAGGCAACTTAAAACCACGGAAGAGAACAAAGACCCTAAAGGCTGTCAAAAGTACCAAGATTATTACCTTGATTATTTAGGCTTATTATTAACTAGAAGAGAAAATATAGAATTAGAGATTCACTTACACACATGTAAAAGCTGTCAAAACGAGTTAGCATTTATTCAGGATACGATTATATCTCTTAGTAGTGATGTAGTTTTTTTTGAAATACCATCCACTTTTATGAGTCATGTTAAAACAAAAGTGAACGAAATAGTGACTATGAGAAAGCTAGCCAGAAAAAAGCGAACGAGGATTGGTACGATTATAGCAAGCATTTTAGTACTTAGTATTCTGATCGGCTTCGTTACTAATGGGTTTTCATATATGTATTATTCTTGGATGGATTGGCGTCAACTTGAGGATGAACAATTGCTGTCTTATTTAAAAAATGGTGTGGGTGAACCTCTGTATTTAGAACAAGAAAGTAATGGGTTAAAAGTTACAATTAAAAGTGTTATTGCAGATGATTACAGGACGCTAATTTATTATAGTGTTGAAGATTTAAATAACGAAAATCAGTATTTTATTAATGGGTATGACGGCTTTCGGATTGAAAATGAGAATGAGATTCTAAATCATCAGGCTTATCATATGGATTCTCTACCTTTTGAGTATACAGAGCATAAAGAAAAAGCGGGGAATGTGTTTAATGGGAAAATTAGCTTGCTACCAATTTCTCCTGAAAGTGGAACAATTGAGCTAAATATTTCAAGTCTATTAAAGGTTGTAACTGGCCAATCGAGTTTAGAAGAAACGTTCATTCAAACATATAACAAGTTGGAAACTGTTAGTGGTGAGTGGAGTTTTGAAATTCCTGTAACAAAGATTCCTTCCATCGAACACGAACTGGACAAGGAAAGTGAATTTGCGGGGATTCCTGTTAAATTTAAAAAACTGACTCTTGCTCCAACAACAACAATCCTACATTTTAGCTATAAGGATTTACAAAACGGGAAATATATTAACGACTTTAATTTTAACAAAATAGAAACTGAGAAAAACTCCGTAGAGTCTAATTGGTACGGAGCATTCCATGGTAATGTCATTGGAAGTGGCGAATGGATTTCCTTGCAAAAAAGCTTTGACTCATTGTATTTTGATGACCCACAAGATCTAACTATTCACTTAAATTCAATTGATTTGCATGTCCAAGATGATAAGACCTTTGATATAGATCCTGAAGGTGCATTTCCTCAAACATTTGAGTATTTAGGAAACGAGATATCGGTTGATAATCTCGAAGTTGGCAAAACAACATCAATCGATTTTTTAAACACACTTCCTGAAAATAGAGGTTTTGATATGTTACATTTTCAAATTTTCACTGATGATCCTGGTGATCCTATCTCCATGAATTTTATGGATTCCGAAGGAGTGTATATTGATAAAAATGGAAAAGTCTACAAACAGGAAGAGTACAACTTTAGTCCATGGGATAGACCTCGCTTTTATACAACTAAAATGGAAATACAGTTATTTAATGATTATTCGGATGAGGATGTTGTCCCAACTAAGTTACAGATATACGGCTACAATACTCTCAAATATTTAGATAAAAAAGTAAAATTAACAATTAACTAA